In Rubrobacter radiotolerans DSM 5868, a genomic segment contains:
- a CDS encoding cupin domain-containing protein, whose translation MKSKASNATDTGASADLPSLAARSEGRGAVWTLPESEDLNANLLRFPAGEGVGEHTNREVDVVLVGVSGSGYVRVAGEEFSLGAGSLVYVPKDTPREVRAGTEDFACLSVHRRRAGIRIGRSGEPGDGL comes from the coding sequence TTGAAGTCGAAAGCCTCGAACGCGACCGACACGGGCGCCTCAGCCGACCTGCCGTCCCTCGCCGCCCGGAGCGAGGGACGCGGGGCGGTGTGGACGCTCCCGGAGAGTGAGGACCTGAACGCCAACCTGCTGCGCTTCCCCGCCGGAGAGGGAGTCGGAGAGCACACGAACCGGGAGGTGGATGTGGTCCTTGTCGGGGTCTCGGGCTCCGGGTACGTAAGGGTCGCGGGCGAAGAGTTCTCCCTCGGGGCCGGAAGCCTCGTCTACGTCCCGAAGGACACGCCGCGAGAGGTCCGCGCCGGGACGGAGGACTTCGCCTGCCTGAGCGTCCACCGCAGGCGGGCGGGGATACGGATCGGGCGCTCCGGCGAGCCCGGAGACGGCCTGTGA
- a CDS encoding universal stress protein, with protein MSVFEKILLASDGSECAGLAAQMAAEISGKLGSELHLASAAPLPVIYGPEAYVPSPDDMEMLNVHAEREARSTVEAEEERLREMGVKVSGVHPSVGRADEQIVDLAESLPASLIVVGSRGLGRLKRVLLGSVSESVLRHAHCPVLVVRGRHGEGDFFPTRILLAADGSKESAAAARTAAGLAKETGSELYLVHVIPALPPQPYPYYSLESQEERLERTKKEVRKFLDGRAEQLESEFGSRPRTHLRVGDPRKEIVELSDEIDAGLVVLGSRGYDGLSRVLIGSVSEGVVRHARCPVLVVRDGKLAEEAGFEENTG; from the coding sequence ATGAGCGTATTCGAGAAGATCCTTCTGGCGAGCGATGGTTCGGAGTGCGCCGGGCTCGCGGCGCAGATGGCGGCCGAGATCTCGGGCAAGCTCGGCTCGGAACTCCACCTCGCAAGCGCCGCGCCCCTGCCCGTGATCTACGGTCCCGAAGCCTACGTGCCGAGCCCGGACGACATGGAGATGCTCAACGTCCACGCCGAACGCGAGGCCCGCTCGACCGTAGAAGCCGAGGAGGAGAGGCTGCGCGAGATGGGCGTGAAGGTTTCGGGAGTCCATCCCAGCGTCGGACGGGCGGACGAGCAGATCGTAGACCTCGCCGAGAGCTTGCCGGCAAGCCTCATCGTCGTAGGCAGCCGCGGGCTCGGACGCCTGAAGCGAGTCCTGCTCGGCAGCGTCTCGGAGTCGGTGCTGCGCCACGCCCACTGCCCCGTCCTCGTCGTTCGCGGCAGACACGGCGAGGGGGACTTCTTCCCGACAAGGATACTGCTCGCCGCGGACGGCTCGAAGGAGTCGGCCGCCGCTGCGAGAACGGCGGCGGGCCTGGCAAAGGAGACCGGCTCCGAACTCTACCTCGTGCACGTGATCCCGGCCCTGCCCCCGCAGCCCTACCCCTACTACAGCCTTGAGAGCCAGGAGGAACGCCTGGAGCGGACAAAGAAAGAGGTAAGGAAGTTCCTCGACGGGCGCGCCGAACAGCTCGAAAGCGAGTTCGGAAGCCGGCCCCGGACGCACCTGAGGGTCGGGGACCCGAGAAAGGAGATCGTAGAGCTCTCCGACGAGATCGACGCCGGGCTCGTCGTTCTCGGCAGCCGGGGCTACGACGGCCTGAGCCGGGTCCTGATCGGCTCCGTCTCCGAAGGGGTCGTCCGGCACGCCCGGTGCCCGGTCCTTGTTGTCCGCGACGGCAAGCTCGCGGAGGAAGCCGGCTTCGAGGAGAACACCGGTTGA
- a CDS encoding LuxR C-terminal-related transcriptional regulator — translation MTEGLQQEEKAVTDLPASVRSILQAKTGDAVFVVGPEGTILYWDVRAVLLTGIPARAVLGQSCQRVISPVVRSAEEAPDDAGPCASGCPILPPDEKSRRPGSPENHEISVAAPGGERRFGVSVLSVPEPDETHHVHLLRDDRKTRETLELARAVVRLSGEGTASEASKAQRREVRPHLTARQMEVLDLLARGLRAKDAGRELCLSEATIRNHIRAILKVFDAHSQLEALARAREFGLLARLPDE, via the coding sequence ATGACCGAAGGGTTGCAGCAGGAGGAGAAGGCCGTTACCGACCTCCCGGCGAGCGTCCGGAGCATCCTTCAGGCAAAGACGGGAGACGCGGTCTTTGTTGTGGGGCCGGAGGGCACCATCCTCTACTGGGACGTACGCGCCGTTCTGCTGACGGGCATCCCCGCAAGAGCGGTGCTCGGTCAGAGCTGTCAGCGCGTGATCTCACCCGTCGTCCGGAGCGCAGAGGAAGCGCCGGATGACGCCGGGCCCTGCGCCTCGGGATGTCCCATCCTGCCGCCGGACGAAAAGAGCAGGCGCCCGGGAAGCCCGGAGAACCACGAGATAAGCGTTGCCGCCCCCGGCGGAGAGCGGCGGTTCGGCGTGAGCGTCCTGAGCGTGCCGGAGCCCGACGAGACGCATCACGTACACCTGCTTCGCGACGACCGGAAGACTCGCGAGACCCTGGAGCTTGCGCGCGCCGTCGTGCGGCTCTCGGGCGAGGGGACCGCAAGCGAGGCATCGAAGGCCCAGAGAAGAGAGGTCCGGCCACACCTCACGGCCCGGCAGATGGAGGTGCTGGACCTGCTCGCCCGGGGCTTGAGAGCAAAGGACGCAGGACGAGAGCTATGCCTCTCCGAAGCGACGATCAGAAACCACATCCGGGCGATCCTCAAGGTCTTTGACGCCCACTCGCAGCTCGAAGCCCTGGCGAGGGCCCGGGAGTTCGGACTGCTCGCCCGGCTGCCGGACGAATAG
- a CDS encoding cupin domain-containing protein, protein MSGRPHPETERPLGGRLQTFDIAEEVSRLRSEAAWRSGQRNAITLRKSEGMNVVLLVLRAGGRLEKHSAPGPILLNVIEGRVTFATPEETVETGAGGLISCSANVEHSVEAVTDAVCVLTISGQADRPSR, encoded by the coding sequence ATGTCGGGACGTCCACACCCGGAGACCGAGCGACCGCTCGGAGGGAGACTCCAGACCTTCGACATTGCGGAGGAGGTCTCGCGGCTCCGGTCGGAGGCCGCGTGGCGCTCGGGGCAGAGGAACGCGATAACACTCAGGAAGAGCGAGGGGATGAACGTGGTCCTGCTCGTTCTGAGGGCCGGCGGACGCCTTGAGAAGCACTCCGCCCCGGGGCCGATCCTTCTGAACGTAATCGAGGGACGGGTGACCTTCGCCACGCCCGAGGAGACGGTCGAGACCGGAGCCGGAGGTCTGATCTCCTGCTCGGCGAACGTAGAGCACTCGGTCGAGGCCGTGACGGACGCCGTCTGCGTCCTGACGATCTCCGGACAGGCCGACAGACCTTCCCGGTGA
- a CDS encoding cupin domain-containing protein: MQVVRAGSGTLRSAPVEGGPRAEVLVRGDGGELGVVRVEVAPGGGMGEHDHGASEALVAVVSGRVEVRDDEGPVTLDAGTVAVMSVGERVSLRNPSDSEPAELLAVFSPPGFVEHLESWPVVDRSAGRA; encoded by the coding sequence GTGCAGGTAGTTCGGGCGGGGAGCGGGACGTTGAGGAGCGCGCCGGTCGAGGGCGGACCGAGAGCGGAGGTCCTGGTACGGGGAGACGGCGGCGAGCTTGGGGTGGTCCGGGTCGAGGTTGCGCCTGGAGGAGGTATGGGCGAGCACGATCACGGCGCGTCGGAGGCGTTGGTTGCGGTTGTGAGCGGGAGGGTCGAGGTCCGGGACGATGAAGGTCCGGTAACGCTTGATGCGGGCACCGTCGCGGTGATGAGCGTCGGGGAGCGAGTCAGCCTGAGAAACCCGTCGGATTCGGAGCCGGCGGAGCTTCTTGCGGTCTTCTCGCCGCCCGGCTTCGTCGAGCACCTGGAGTCCTGGCCCGTGGTGGACCGTTCGGCCGGGCGAGCCTAG
- a CDS encoding RrF2 family transcriptional regulator, translating to MRLKDSGWIHGWAGWGRSGYGEVVFSGRYRRKRLVGLKLELSSEGRYALRALVYLAGEEELTTADRISSGAGVPRRLLSRVMAKLVRAGLVESREGRRGGARLALPPGSITLRDAVEAVEGPFEVTHCILEQRACGTAGPCALHHAWIQGQQAILSYLETRSLADFVSETASNAKTPQS from the coding sequence GTGAGGTTGAAGGATAGTGGTTGGATTCACGGATGGGCGGGGTGGGGGAGAAGCGGGTACGGGGAGGTTGTATTCTCGGGGCGGTATAGAAGGAAGAGGTTGGTTGGGTTGAAGCTGGAGTTGAGCAGCGAGGGGAGGTATGCGCTGAGGGCGCTGGTGTACCTTGCCGGCGAGGAGGAGCTTACGACGGCTGACAGGATCTCGTCCGGGGCCGGGGTCCCCCGGAGGTTGCTCTCCCGCGTTATGGCGAAGCTTGTTCGAGCGGGGCTTGTGGAGAGCCGGGAAGGGAGACGCGGCGGCGCCCGGCTCGCGCTTCCGCCCGGGAGCATAACCCTGAGAGACGCCGTCGAAGCCGTCGAAGGACCCTTCGAGGTCACACACTGCATTCTGGAGCAGAGAGCCTGCGGCACCGCCGGACCCTGCGCGCTCCACCATGCCTGGATCCAGGGCCAGCAAGCCATCCTCTCCTACCTCGAAACCAGATCCCTCGCCGACTTCGTCTCCGAAACCGCCTCCAATGCCAAAACTCCTCAAAGCTGA
- a CDS encoding DUF4149 domain-containing protein, whose amino-acid sequence MEAFVHTVHVLLAGVWLGGLVFTTAVVSPALKAMKWSEAERVRVRAVIGGRYARVAVVNLLLLALFAGLDGAFGGFGGWRYLEYALILSVFALASVHGAYFGRRMTRLAEVETVAGGVEASEAAQKRRELQRVSLKLSVLALVLSAAIVALAANL is encoded by the coding sequence TTGGAGGCGTTTGTCCATACGGTCCACGTGCTTCTTGCGGGGGTCTGGCTCGGGGGGCTCGTGTTCACGACGGCTGTGGTTTCGCCTGCGTTGAAGGCGATGAAGTGGAGTGAGGCGGAGCGGGTGCGGGTGCGGGCGGTTATCGGGGGGCGGTACGCGCGGGTCGCGGTTGTGAACCTTCTGCTGCTCGCGCTTTTCGCCGGGCTGGACGGGGCGTTTGGGGGGTTCGGGGGATGGAGGTACCTTGAGTATGCTCTGATCCTCTCCGTCTTTGCGCTTGCGAGTGTTCACGGGGCCTACTTCGGTCGCAGGATGACGCGGCTGGCCGAGGTGGAGACGGTTGCGGGAGGGGTAGAGGCCAGCGAGGCCGCACAGAAGCGTCGGGAGCTTCAGCGAGTCTCACTGAAGCTCTCCGTGCTCGCGCTCGTGCTGAGCGCGGCGATCGTCGCGCTCGCGGCGAACCTCTGA
- a CDS encoding MFS transporter: MSGAAVETRRGAYRALVLATLAFALCFSVWGLIAPLAPSFQELYQLSGTQISLVIATPVILGSLFRIPLGLLTDRFGGRLVFTLLMLFLTLPALAIGFLGGSFGGLLFWGFLIGLAGASFAVGVPYVSGWFPPERQGLALGIYGMGNIGTAVAAYSAPAIAAALGWQWAFWAFVLPLVVFAGIFWTLGRDAPRSGPRLPVTEGMKVFKDEVMPWVLALFYFLTFGGFVALGIYLPQLLVDVFSLETTDAGARAAGFVVLATLARPAGGWISDRVGGSRTLLVVFAGLPILALVLATTPGMVLFTIAALTIALLLGVGNGAVFKLVAEHYPGKTGAVTGVVGAAGGLGGFFPPIVMGIVRDATGGYGIGFALLALFALGCLIVNIFVMRQRNASQTKGA, translated from the coding sequence ATGAGTGGTGCAGCCGTCGAGACGAGAAGAGGAGCGTACCGGGCACTGGTGCTGGCGACGCTCGCGTTCGCGCTGTGTTTCTCGGTGTGGGGGCTTATCGCGCCACTCGCACCGAGCTTTCAGGAGCTGTATCAGCTCAGCGGGACCCAGATCAGCCTCGTGATAGCGACACCGGTGATACTCGGCTCCCTCTTTCGCATCCCGCTCGGGCTGCTGACGGACCGCTTCGGCGGGAGGCTCGTCTTCACCCTGCTGATGCTGTTCCTGACGCTCCCGGCGCTCGCCATAGGGTTTCTCGGCGGCTCCTTCGGGGGGCTTCTTTTCTGGGGGTTCCTGATCGGGCTCGCCGGAGCCTCGTTCGCCGTCGGGGTGCCCTACGTCTCGGGCTGGTTTCCGCCCGAGCGACAGGGGCTCGCGCTCGGCATCTACGGTATGGGGAACATCGGGACTGCGGTAGCCGCCTACTCCGCCCCGGCGATAGCGGCGGCGCTCGGCTGGCAGTGGGCGTTCTGGGCGTTTGTCCTGCCGCTCGTCGTCTTTGCGGGGATCTTCTGGACCCTCGGACGCGACGCCCCTAGGAGCGGCCCCCGGCTCCCCGTTACCGAAGGGATGAAGGTCTTCAAGGACGAGGTCATGCCCTGGGTGCTCGCGCTGTTCTACTTCCTCACCTTCGGCGGGTTCGTGGCGCTCGGGATCTACCTCCCGCAGCTTCTCGTTGACGTGTTCTCCCTTGAAACTACCGACGCCGGAGCACGGGCTGCGGGCTTCGTCGTGCTCGCGACGCTCGCCCGGCCCGCGGGGGGATGGATCTCCGACCGCGTCGGCGGTTCGCGCACCCTGCTCGTGGTCTTTGCCGGGCTGCCGATTCTCGCGCTCGTGCTCGCCACGACGCCGGGGATGGTCCTGTTCACGATCGCCGCGCTCACGATCGCGCTCCTTCTCGGGGTCGGCAACGGCGCGGTCTTCAAGCTCGTAGCCGAGCACTACCCCGGAAAGACCGGCGCCGTAACCGGCGTCGTCGGGGCGGCCGGAGGGCTCGGAGGGTTCTTCCCGCCGATCGTCATGGGCATCGTCCGCGACGCTACCGGGGGTTACGGCATCGGGTTCGCGCTTCTCGCCCTCTTCGCCCTCGGGTGTCTGATCGTGAACATTTTTGTAATGCGACAGCGAAACGCAAGTCAGACGAAGGGAGCGTGA